The proteins below come from a single Agrococcus beijingensis genomic window:
- the rplO gene encoding 50S ribosomal protein L15: MTDKNESAELPSLKVHHLRPAPGAKKARTRVGRGEASKGKTAGRGTKGTKARYSVRPGFQGGQLTSVMRAPKLRGFKNPFRTEYQVVNVGQLSELYPNGGDVTVSDLVAKGAVRKNELVKVLAGGELTVALTVAVDKVSAAAEQKIVAAGGSVK, encoded by the coding sequence ATGACTGACAAGAACGAGTCGGCCGAGCTGCCGTCGCTCAAGGTCCACCACCTCCGTCCCGCACCCGGTGCGAAGAAGGCGCGCACGCGCGTCGGCCGCGGTGAGGCGTCCAAGGGCAAGACCGCAGGCCGCGGCACCAAGGGCACCAAGGCCCGCTACTCCGTGCGTCCCGGCTTCCAGGGCGGCCAGCTGACGAGCGTCATGCGCGCTCCGAAGCTGCGCGGCTTCAAGAACCCGTTCCGCACCGAGTACCAGGTCGTCAACGTGGGCCAGCTCTCCGAGCTGTACCCGAACGGCGGCGACGTGACGGTCTCCGACCTCGTCGCCAAGGGCGCGGTCCGCAAGAACGAGCTCGTCAAGGTGCTCGCCGGTGGCGAGCTCACGGTCGCCCTCACGGTCGCCGTCGACAAGGTGTCGGCTGCCGCTGAGCAGAAGATCGTGGCCGCTGGCGGTTCCGTCAAGTAA
- the rplF gene encoding 50S ribosomal protein L6, whose protein sequence is MSRIGRLPIDIPAGVEVTVNDDVVTVKGPKGELQITIAQPIEVEVADGQVQVTRPDDERESRSLHGLTRTLIANDIVGVTEGYSKGLEIVGTGYRVQAKGTGLEFALGYSHPINVEPPAGITFTVEGNTKVTVSGISKQAVGEVAANLRKLRKPEPYKGKGVRYAGEQIRRKAGKAGK, encoded by the coding sequence ATGTCACGAATCGGACGACTTCCCATCGACATCCCCGCGGGTGTCGAGGTCACGGTGAACGACGACGTCGTCACCGTCAAGGGCCCCAAGGGCGAGCTCCAGATCACGATCGCACAGCCGATCGAGGTCGAGGTGGCCGACGGCCAGGTCCAGGTCACGCGCCCGGACGACGAGCGCGAGTCGCGCTCGCTGCACGGCCTGACCCGCACGCTGATCGCCAACGACATCGTCGGCGTCACCGAGGGCTACTCGAAGGGCCTCGAGATCGTCGGCACCGGCTACCGCGTGCAGGCGAAGGGCACGGGCCTCGAGTTCGCGCTCGGCTACTCGCACCCGATCAACGTCGAGCCGCCCGCCGGCATCACGTTCACGGTCGAGGGCAACACCAAGGTCACCGTCAGCGGCATCTCCAAGCAGGCCGTCGGCGAGGTGGCTGCGAACCTCCGCAAGCTGCGCAAGCCCGAGCCCTACAAGGGCAAGGGCGTCCGCTACGCGGGCGAGCAGATCCGCCGCAAGGCTGGAAAGGCTGGTAAGTGA
- a CDS encoding HPr family phosphocarrier protein, with protein MAERTVTVESAHGLHARPASLFAQAAARASAPVTVAKGEKQVNAASILSVISLGVSKGDTVTIASDDEAILDELEQLLATDHDA; from the coding sequence ATGGCCGAGCGCACCGTCACCGTCGAGTCAGCACACGGGCTGCACGCACGCCCCGCCTCCCTGTTCGCGCAGGCCGCGGCCCGTGCGTCCGCTCCGGTCACCGTGGCCAAGGGCGAGAAGCAGGTCAACGCGGCCAGCATCCTCTCGGTCATCTCGCTCGGCGTGAGCAAGGGCGACACGGTGACCATCGCCTCCGACGACGAGGCGATCCTCGACGAGCTCGAGCAGCTGCTCGCCACCGATCACGACGCCTGA
- the rpsE gene encoding 30S ribosomal protein S5 codes for MSEETKDTQVTDTTQQAPAEAGQTADHRDEPREQRRGSRDRGTRGERGRRDDRGTENQFLERVVTINRVSKVVKGGRRFSFTALVVVGDGDGMVGVGYGKAREVPTAISKGVEEAKKNFFRVPRNATTIPHPVQGEAAAGVVLLRPAAAGTGVIAGGPVRAVLECAGIHDVLSKSLGSSNSINIVHATVAALRQLEEPRAVAARRGLDVDRVVPARLLRAEAEHTKHEAEIAKAASK; via the coding sequence GTGAGCGAAGAGACGAAGGACACGCAGGTGACGGACACCACGCAGCAGGCTCCTGCTGAGGCCGGCCAGACGGCCGACCACCGCGACGAGCCCCGCGAGCAGCGCCGCGGCAGCCGCGACCGCGGCACGCGCGGCGAGCGCGGTCGTCGTGACGACCGCGGCACGGAGAACCAGTTCCTCGAGCGCGTCGTGACGATCAACCGCGTCTCGAAGGTCGTCAAGGGCGGTCGCCGCTTCAGCTTCACGGCGCTGGTCGTCGTGGGCGACGGCGACGGCATGGTCGGCGTCGGCTACGGCAAGGCCCGTGAGGTCCCGACGGCCATCTCGAAGGGCGTCGAGGAGGCGAAGAAGAACTTCTTCCGCGTCCCCCGCAACGCCACGACGATCCCGCACCCGGTGCAGGGCGAGGCCGCTGCAGGCGTCGTGCTGCTCCGTCCCGCTGCCGCCGGTACCGGTGTCATCGCGGGCGGCCCCGTGCGCGCCGTCCTCGAGTGCGCCGGCATCCACGACGTCCTGAGCAAGTCGCTCGGCTCGTCGAACTCCATCAACATCGTCCACGCGACGGTCGCGGCACTGCGTCAGCTCGAAGAGCCCCGCGCAGTCGCAGCCCGGCGAGGCCTCGACGTCGACCGCGTCGTGCCTGCTCGCCTGCTCCGTGCAGAGGCAGAGCACACGAAGCACGAGGCTGAGATCGCGAAGGCGGCATCCAAGTGA
- the rplX gene encoding 50S ribosomal protein L24, whose translation MASIKKGDLVVVIAGAREARGGDRGKTGRVIEVLTEQNRVIVEGVNLVTKHIKVGQTNRGTRTGGIETHEAPIHVSNVALVDPETKKPTRVRREVKTVEKNGVTTTTKVRVATKSGKEIKSND comes from the coding sequence ATGGCCAGCATCAAGAAGGGCGACCTCGTCGTCGTCATCGCCGGCGCCCGTGAGGCGCGCGGCGGCGACCGCGGCAAGACCGGTCGCGTCATCGAGGTCCTCACGGAGCAGAACCGTGTGATCGTCGAGGGCGTCAACCTCGTCACCAAGCACATCAAGGTCGGCCAGACCAACCGCGGCACCCGCACGGGTGGCATCGAGACCCACGAGGCCCCGATCCACGTGTCGAACGTCGCGCTCGTCGACCCCGAGACCAAGAAGCCCACGCGCGTCCGCCGCGAGGTCAAGACCGTCGAGAAGAACGGCGTCACGACCACGACGAAGGTCCGCGTCGCGACGAAGTCGGGCAAGGAGATCAAGAGCAATGACTGA
- the rplN gene encoding 50S ribosomal protein L14 produces MIQQESRVKVADNTGAKQLLTIRVLGGSGRRYAGLGDTIVATVKDAIPGGAVKKGDVVKAVIVRTVKSTRRPDGSYIKFDENAAVILKNDGDPRGTRIFGPVGRELRDKRFMKIVSLAPEVI; encoded by the coding sequence ATGATCCAGCAGGAATCCCGCGTCAAGGTCGCCGACAACACCGGCGCCAAGCAACTCCTGACCATCCGCGTGCTCGGCGGCTCCGGCCGTCGCTACGCCGGCCTCGGTGACACCATCGTGGCCACGGTCAAGGACGCCATCCCCGGCGGAGCGGTCAAGAAGGGCGATGTGGTCAAGGCCGTCATCGTCCGCACCGTGAAGTCCACCCGCCGTCCCGACGGCTCCTACATCAAGTTCGACGAGAACGCAGCAGTCATCCTGAAGAACGACGGCGACCCGCGCGGCACGCGCATCTTCGGTCCGGTCGGTCGCGAGCTCCGCGACAAGCGCTTCATGAAGATCGTCTCGCTCGCACCGGAGGTGATCTGA
- the rpsH gene encoding 30S ribosomal protein S8 — MTMTDPVADMLTRLRNANTAMHDEVTLPSSILKTHLAEILEREGYITSWKVEDARVGKTLTLALKYGPNRERAIVGLKRVSKPGLRVYARSTEIPVVHGGLGVAILSTSSGLLTDREAEQKGVGGEVLAYVW, encoded by the coding sequence ATGACGATGACCGACCCGGTCGCCGACATGCTGACGCGTCTGCGCAACGCCAACACGGCGATGCACGACGAGGTCACGCTGCCGTCGTCGATCCTGAAGACACACCTCGCCGAGATCCTCGAGCGCGAGGGCTACATCACGAGCTGGAAGGTCGAGGACGCCCGCGTCGGCAAGACGCTGACGCTCGCCCTCAAGTACGGCCCGAACCGCGAGCGCGCGATCGTCGGCCTCAAGCGGGTCTCGAAGCCCGGCCTCCGCGTCTACGCACGCTCGACCGAGATCCCCGTGGTCCACGGCGGGCTCGGCGTGGCGATCCTCTCGACGAGCTCGGGCCTCCTCACTGACCGTGAGGCCGAGCAGAAGGGCGTCGGCGGGGAAGTCCTCGCCTACGTGTGGTGA
- a CDS encoding adenylate kinase translates to MANLLIVGPPGAGKGTQAARIAEALGVPAVSTGDIFRQNIKDQTELGQRVTAILDAGEYVPDELTNELVDDRLAQDDAAEGYLLDGYPRTAGQVEYLDGVNLRRGEQVDAVIRLVADTEEVVRRLASRASEQGRSDDTEEVMRHRLDVYERETAPLIAIFEERGLVVEIDGIGAVEQVTERILAGLAERGITA, encoded by the coding sequence ATGGCGAACCTCCTCATCGTCGGCCCTCCCGGAGCGGGCAAGGGCACCCAGGCAGCACGCATCGCCGAGGCGCTCGGCGTCCCGGCGGTCTCGACGGGCGACATCTTCCGCCAGAACATCAAGGATCAGACCGAGCTCGGCCAGCGGGTCACGGCGATCCTCGATGCGGGCGAGTACGTGCCCGACGAGCTCACGAACGAGCTGGTCGACGACCGCCTCGCGCAGGACGACGCGGCTGAGGGCTACCTGCTCGACGGCTACCCGCGCACCGCGGGCCAGGTCGAGTACCTCGACGGCGTCAACCTCCGCCGCGGCGAGCAGGTCGACGCGGTCATCCGCCTCGTGGCCGACACCGAGGAGGTCGTCCGCCGCCTGGCGTCCCGCGCCTCCGAGCAGGGCCGCAGCGACGACACCGAGGAGGTCATGCGCCACCGCCTCGACGTGTACGAGCGCGAGACCGCGCCCCTCATCGCCATCTTCGAGGAGCGCGGCCTGGTCGTCGAGATCGACGGCATCGGCGCGGTCGAGCAGGTGACCGAGCGCATCCTGGCCGGTCTGGCCGAGCGGGGCATCACCGCCTGA
- the rpmC gene encoding 50S ribosomal protein L29 yields the protein MAIGSKELLPAELASMDDERLVVELKRAKEELFNLRFQSATGQLDSHGRLRAVKRDIARLYTVIRERELGISASPAPVEKAADKKKSKKADEAEKAPEAQASEDQKAEDN from the coding sequence ATGGCGATCGGTTCCAAGGAGCTCCTGCCCGCCGAGCTCGCAAGCATGGATGACGAGCGTCTCGTCGTCGAGCTGAAGCGGGCCAAGGAAGAGCTGTTCAACCTGCGATTCCAGTCGGCCACCGGCCAGCTGGACTCCCACGGCCGCCTGCGCGCTGTCAAGCGCGACATCGCGCGCCTGTACACCGTGATCCGCGAGCGCGAGCTCGGCATCAGCGCCTCGCCGGCGCCGGTCGAGAAGGCTGCGGACAAGAAGAAGTCGAAGAAGGCCGACGAGGCCGAGAAGGCCCCTGAGGCCCAGGCTTCTGAGGACCAGAAGGCTGAGGACAACTGA
- the rplE gene encoding 50S ribosomal protein L5, whose amino-acid sequence MTDTAVRLPRLKQQYRETIVPALREEFGFGNVMQVPGLTKIVVNTGVGEAARDSKVIEGAIKDLTAITGQKPMVTSARKSIAQFKLREGMPIGAHVTLRGDRMWEFLDRLLTLALPRIRDFRGLSPKQFDGNGNYTFGLQEQSVFHEIDQDKIDRVRGFDITVVTTAKSDDEGRALLKALGFPFQS is encoded by the coding sequence ATGACTGACACCGCTGTGCGCCTTCCGCGGCTCAAGCAGCAGTACCGCGAGACGATCGTGCCCGCGCTCCGCGAGGAGTTCGGGTTCGGCAACGTCATGCAGGTGCCCGGGCTGACCAAGATCGTCGTCAACACCGGCGTCGGTGAGGCTGCGCGCGACTCGAAGGTGATCGAGGGTGCCATCAAGGACCTCACCGCCATCACCGGCCAGAAGCCGATGGTCACGAGCGCTCGCAAGTCGATCGCCCAGTTCAAGCTGCGCGAGGGCATGCCGATCGGCGCCCACGTCACGCTGCGCGGCGACCGCATGTGGGAGTTCCTCGACCGTCTGCTGACGCTCGCCCTCCCGCGCATCCGCGACTTCCGCGGCCTGAGCCCGAAGCAGTTCGACGGCAACGGCAACTACACGTTCGGCCTCCAGGAGCAGTCGGTGTTCCACGAGATCGATCAGGACAAGATCGACCGCGTCCGCGGCTTCGACATCACCGTCGTCACGACGGCGAAGTCGGATGACGAGGGTCGCGCGCTGCTCAAGGCGCTCGGCTTCCCCTTCCAGTCCTGA
- the map gene encoding type I methionyl aminopeptidase, with protein MRRGPYKSRSELAAMREPGRITALALQAVEAAVAPGVTTLELDAIAERVIRGEGAVPNFQLEPDYDHTLCVNVNDVVVHGVPDGYALQPGDLVTIDCGAMVGGFNGDAAISVVVPGGDPAVADARARLSEVTHDALWAGIAALASAKQLGEVGAAIEDHIEAHSDYGISEDYIGHGIGKRMHEEPPVFNYRTRVVGPAVKPGLCVAIEPIIHARGTETTVDDDGWTVRNADGADACQWEHSVAVHSGGIWVLTALDGGAERLRALGVEPTPIPDR; from the coding sequence ATGCGCCGCGGTCCCTACAAGTCGCGCAGCGAGCTCGCCGCCATGCGCGAGCCCGGCCGCATCACGGCGCTCGCGCTGCAGGCCGTCGAGGCCGCGGTCGCCCCGGGCGTCACGACCCTCGAGCTCGACGCGATCGCCGAGCGGGTGATCCGCGGCGAGGGCGCGGTGCCGAACTTCCAGCTCGAGCCCGACTACGACCACACGCTCTGCGTGAACGTCAACGACGTGGTCGTGCACGGCGTCCCCGACGGCTACGCCCTGCAGCCCGGCGACCTCGTCACCATCGACTGCGGCGCGATGGTCGGCGGCTTCAACGGCGACGCGGCGATCTCGGTGGTCGTGCCCGGGGGAGACCCTGCGGTGGCGGATGCGCGGGCTCGCCTCAGCGAGGTGACGCACGACGCGCTCTGGGCCGGCATCGCGGCCCTCGCGTCGGCGAAGCAGCTGGGCGAGGTGGGCGCCGCGATCGAGGACCACATCGAGGCGCACAGCGACTACGGCATCTCCGAGGACTACATCGGCCACGGCATCGGCAAGCGCATGCACGAGGAGCCGCCGGTCTTCAACTACCGCACGCGCGTCGTCGGTCCGGCCGTGAAGCCGGGCCTGTGCGTCGCGATCGAGCCGATCATCCACGCGCGCGGCACCGAGACGACCGTCGACGACGACGGCTGGACGGTGCGCAACGCCGACGGCGCCGACGCCTGCCAGTGGGAGCACTCCGTCGCCGTGCACTCGGGCGGCATCTGGGTGCTGACGGCGCTCGACGGGGGAGCGGAGCGCCTGCGCGCGCTCGGCGTCGAGCCGACGCCGATCCCCGATCGCTGA
- the secY gene encoding preprotein translocase subunit SecY, with the protein MFSAIARIFKTRDLRRKILFTLAIVAIFRLGSFIPAPFVDYGNVQECIAANSQATGLYQLVNLFSGGALLQLSIFALGIMPYITASIIVQLLRVVIPHFETLYKEGQQGQAKLTQYTRYLTIALGVLQSTTLITVARSGALFSSTGGPALPQCQNLLTNDSWWSIALMIITMTAGTGLIMWLGELITERGVGNGMSLLIFTSIAATFPGALGVILETQGAGTFIMVLIMGVVTMGLVVFVEQSQRRIPVQYAKRMVGRRMYGGQSTYIPIKVNMAGVVPVIFASSLLYLPALVAQFNLPADGSAPADWVLWVQANFTTGDHPLYMLVFFLLIVGFTYFYVAITFNPEDVADNMKKYGGFIPGIRAGRPTAEYLDYVLTRITFPGSLYLGLVALIPLVALATVGANQNFPFGGASILIIVGVGLETVRQIDAQLQQRHYEGLIR; encoded by the coding sequence GTGTTCAGTGCCATCGCACGCATCTTCAAGACGCGCGACCTGCGTCGGAAGATCCTCTTCACGCTCGCCATCGTGGCGATCTTCCGGCTCGGGTCCTTCATCCCCGCGCCGTTCGTCGACTACGGCAACGTGCAGGAGTGCATCGCAGCCAACTCGCAGGCGACCGGCCTGTACCAGCTGGTCAACCTCTTCTCCGGCGGCGCGCTGCTGCAGCTGAGCATCTTCGCGCTGGGCATCATGCCCTACATCACCGCGTCGATCATCGTGCAGCTGCTACGCGTCGTCATCCCCCACTTCGAGACCCTCTACAAGGAGGGCCAGCAGGGCCAGGCGAAGCTGACGCAGTACACGCGCTACCTGACCATCGCGCTGGGCGTCCTGCAGTCGACCACCCTCATCACCGTCGCCCGCTCCGGCGCGCTGTTCTCCTCCACCGGCGGCCCGGCGCTGCCGCAGTGCCAGAACCTGCTGACGAACGACTCCTGGTGGTCGATCGCGCTGATGATCATCACGATGACCGCCGGCACCGGCCTCATCATGTGGCTGGGCGAGCTCATCACCGAGCGCGGCGTCGGCAACGGCATGTCGCTGCTCATCTTCACCTCGATCGCCGCGACCTTCCCGGGCGCGCTCGGCGTGATCCTCGAGACGCAGGGCGCCGGCACGTTCATCATGGTGCTGATCATGGGCGTCGTGACGATGGGCCTGGTGGTGTTCGTCGAGCAGTCGCAGCGCCGCATCCCGGTGCAGTACGCGAAGCGCATGGTCGGCAGGCGCATGTACGGCGGCCAGTCCACCTACATCCCGATCAAGGTCAACATGGCCGGCGTCGTGCCCGTCATCTTCGCCTCGTCGCTCCTCTACCTGCCCGCGCTCGTGGCGCAGTTCAACCTGCCCGCCGACGGCTCGGCTCCCGCCGACTGGGTGCTCTGGGTGCAGGCCAACTTCACGACCGGCGACCACCCGCTCTACATGCTGGTGTTCTTCCTGCTGATCGTCGGCTTCACCTACTTCTACGTCGCGATCACCTTCAACCCTGAGGACGTCGCCGACAACATGAAGAAGTACGGCGGCTTCATCCCCGGCATCCGTGCGGGCCGCCCGACTGCCGAGTACCTCGACTACGTGCTCACCCGCATCACGTTCCCCGGATCCCTCTACCTCGGCCTGGTCGCGCTCATCCCGCTGGTCGCGCTCGCCACGGTCGGCGCCAACCAGAACTTCCCGTTCGGCGGCGCATCCATCCTGATCATCGTCGGCGTCGGCCTCGAGACCGTCCGCCAGATCGACGCGCAGCTGCAGCAGCGGCACTACGAAGGGCTCATCCGCTAG
- the rpmD gene encoding 50S ribosomal protein L30 yields MSKLKITQIKSVISEKQYQRETLRSLGLKRIGQSVEREDNQQNRGYVNTVRHLVKVEEIEND; encoded by the coding sequence GTGAGCAAGCTGAAGATCACGCAGATCAAGTCTGTGATCAGCGAGAAGCAGTACCAGCGCGAGACGCTCCGCTCGCTGGGCCTCAAGCGCATCGGCCAGTCGGTCGAGCGCGAGGACAACCAGCAGAACCGTGGCTACGTCAACACGGTGCGGCACCTCGTCAAGGTCGAGGAGATCGAGAATGACTGA
- the rpsQ gene encoding 30S ribosomal protein S17: MATTEQPKDETVQRGYRKSRIGYVVSDKMEKTVVVEVEDRVKHPLYGKVLRKTSKVKAHDEQNAAGIGDRVLIAETRPTSATKRWRIVEILEKAK; encoded by the coding sequence ATGGCTACCACTGAGCAGCCCAAGGACGAGACCGTCCAGCGCGGCTACCGCAAGTCGCGCATCGGCTACGTCGTCTCCGACAAGATGGAGAAGACCGTCGTCGTCGAGGTCGAGGACCGCGTCAAGCACCCCCTCTACGGCAAGGTCCTGCGCAAGACCTCCAAGGTCAAGGCGCACGATGAGCAGAACGCCGCCGGCATCGGCGACCGCGTCCTGATCGCAGAGACCCGTCCGACGAGCGCGACCAAGCGCTGGCGCATCGTCGAGATCCTCGAGAAGGCCAAGTAG
- the rplR gene encoding 50S ribosomal protein L18: protein MGIGTRGKSKSAARGRRHARLRKKIVGSALVPRLVVTRSARHVFVQVVDDSQGITVASASTMEADLRGFDGDKTAKAKRVGELVAERAKAAGIESVVFDRGGNRYAGRVAAIADGAREAGLGL, encoded by the coding sequence ATGGGCATCGGTACCCGAGGCAAGAGCAAGTCGGCTGCCCGCGGTCGTCGTCACGCACGCCTCCGCAAGAAGATCGTCGGCTCCGCTCTGGTGCCGCGCCTGGTCGTCACCCGCTCGGCACGCCACGTGTTCGTGCAGGTCGTCGACGACTCGCAGGGCATCACCGTCGCATCGGCGTCGACCATGGAGGCTGACCTCCGCGGATTCGACGGCGACAAGACGGCCAAGGCCAAGCGCGTCGGCGAGCTCGTCGCAGAGCGGGCCAAGGCTGCCGGCATCGAGTCGGTCGTGTTCGACCGCGGCGGCAACCGCTACGCCGGTCGCGTCGCAGCGATCGCGGACGGCGCACGAGAGGCAGGGCTGGGACTGTGA
- the rplP gene encoding 50S ribosomal protein L16, whose translation MLIPRRVKHRKQHHPRRTGQATGGTKVSFGEFGIQALTPAYVTNRQIEAARIAMTRHIKRGGKVWINIYPDRPLTKKPAETRMGSGKGSPEWWIANVKPGRVLFEVAGVEEELAREAMMRAIHKLPLKARIIKREEADA comes from the coding sequence ATGCTCATTCCCCGTCGAGTCAAGCACCGCAAGCAGCACCACCCGCGGCGCACCGGTCAGGCGACCGGTGGCACCAAGGTCAGCTTCGGCGAGTTCGGCATCCAGGCGCTCACGCCTGCCTATGTCACGAACCGTCAGATCGAGGCCGCACGTATCGCCATGACGCGCCACATCAAGCGCGGTGGCAAGGTGTGGATCAACATCTACCCCGACCGTCCGCTCACCAAGAAGCCCGCTGAGACCCGCATGGGCTCCGGCAAGGGCTCGCCCGAGTGGTGGATCGCGAACGTCAAGCCAGGCCGCGTCCTCTTCGAGGTCGCCGGCGTCGAGGAGGAGCTCGCCCGCGAGGCGATGATGCGAGCCATCCACAAGCTGCCGCTCAAGGCACGCATCATCAAGCGCGAGGAGGCTGACGCATAA
- the rpsC gene encoding 30S ribosomal protein S3, whose protein sequence is MGQKVNPYGFRLGITTDHVSRWFAESTKPGQRYADYVAEDIRIRKMLSTSLDRAGVARIEIERTRDRVRVDIHTARPGIVIGRRGAEAERIRADLEKLTGKQIQLNILEVKNPEASAQLVAQGIAEQLSARVAFRRAMRKGLQSAQRAGAKGVKIKVSGRLGGAEMSRSEQYREGRVPLHTLRSNIDYGFYEARTTFGRIGVKVWIYNGELTNRELAREQANQKPQRERRGPRREQAAGVEA, encoded by the coding sequence CGGCATCACCACCGACCACGTGTCGCGCTGGTTCGCCGAGTCGACGAAGCCGGGACAGCGCTACGCCGACTACGTGGCTGAGGACATCCGCATCCGCAAGATGCTGTCCACCAGCCTCGACCGCGCCGGCGTGGCACGCATCGAGATCGAGCGCACCCGTGACCGGGTCCGCGTCGACATCCACACCGCCCGCCCGGGCATCGTGATCGGCCGCCGCGGCGCCGAGGCCGAGCGCATCCGCGCCGACCTCGAGAAGCTCACCGGCAAGCAGATCCAGCTGAACATCCTCGAGGTCAAGAACCCCGAGGCCTCGGCGCAGCTCGTCGCACAGGGCATCGCGGAGCAGCTCAGCGCTCGCGTCGCGTTCCGTCGTGCGATGCGCAAGGGCCTGCAGTCGGCGCAGCGCGCCGGCGCCAAGGGCGTGAAGATCAAGGTCTCCGGCCGCCTCGGCGGCGCCGAGATGAGCCGCAGCGAGCAGTACCGCGAGGGCCGCGTGCCCCTGCACACGCTCCGGTCGAACATCGACTACGGCTTCTACGAGGCACGCACCACCTTCGGCCGCATCGGCGTGAAGGTCTGGATCTACAACGGTGAGCTGACGAACCGCGAGCTCGCTCGCGAGCAGGCGAACCAGAAGCCGCAGCGCGAGCGTCGGGGACCCCGTCGCGAGCAGGCAGCAGGAGTTGAGGCGTAA